The genome window TGGTCAGGCAGCTGATATACTCCATGAAAAAGAGAATGCCTTTGATGATATCCAGTTTATACATACCCATAAAACAGCAAAGTTTATCCAGTCCTGCTGTCAGATAGGTGCCGTCCTTGCAGATGCAACTGCTAAAGAAGAAGAGGCATTGAAAAATTATGGCCTTTATATAGGACTGGCATTTCAGATATGGGATGATGTGCTTGATGAGATAGGAGATGAGAAAAAATTAGGTAAGAAAACAAGAAAAGACAGAGAGAAAAATAAACTTACATATCCAGCTCTGTATGGTATTGAAAAATCTAAAAAAATAGCAAAAGATTATATTGAAAAAGCAATAGAGGAGATTAAAATATTAAAATCTCCTGAAATCTTGCAGGAAATTGCAAAATACATAATAAGCAGAGAGGTGTAAATGAGCCAGTTAAAATATGGAGAAAAGGAAATACAGGAAGCAAAATTGGAAAGATGGCCTAACCCAAATCCAGAAAAAAATTACACAATTGATATAACCTTTCCTGAGTTTACCTGTTTATGTCCCCGTTCAGGATACCCGGATTTTGCAACAATAAAAATTAGATATATCCCTGACCAGTATATTGTTGAGCTGAAATCCCTTAAACTTTACCTGAATAAATACAGAAATCAGTATATCTCACATGAGGAAGCCACAAACAAGATATATGATGACCTGTATAATTTGCTTCAACCAAGATTTTTAGAAGTTATAGGGGACTGGAACCCAAGGGGAAATGTCAAAACAATAATAACCGTATCTTCTGAAGACAATAAATAAGGGGGGAGTAATGAGAAAGATATTTTTTCTATTTTTTATATTAGCCTTAGCCATAACTGGTTGTGTCCAGACAGGAAATCAGGGAGGAACGCCAGGATTAACACTTACCCTTTCCACAAAAGAACTTAATGATTTTCTAAAAAGAGAATTCCCCATTAAGAAAAAATATAAATTTGCCTCTGTAAAACTGGATAATCCTGATGTGCTAAATATCCAAAAAGATAGAATTAAAATAGGTTCAGAAGTGATTTATTCTGTTGAGATGCTTCCTGAGGTAAAAGGAAAAGTTCTTATATCAGGTGGTATCAAATACGACCCGGAAAAAAGAGCTATATATCTAAAAGACCCTGTTATTGAAAAACTGGAATTTTTCAAAAAAAATCTTGTTTCTTTTATACCTGAAAACCACAGAAAAACTCTGTTTGGATTTATTGGTGAGGTATTCAGCACAGTTCCCGTTTATAAATTTGATAACAAAAAGCTAATGTATCGCTTTCTAAAAGATATAAAGGCAGAGGACGGGAAGCTTGTCCTGAGATTTGGACTTTAGCCTCCGCCTACAAATGTAACTATTTCAACAACGTCCCCGTCTTTTAGCTGATATGTTTCATACTCACTTTTGGGAACAACTTCCATTCCCACAGCAACGGCATAGTTTGGTGCTTTTATACCAAGCTCCTGAACAAGCTCTTTTATTGTAAGCTGGTCTTTATCAAATTCCCTGTATTCTCCGTTTATCTTCAGCTTCATCTTTCTACCTGCTGCCTTTAATTTTTATAAAATTCTATATCCAATTTAGGTAGAAAAATATGATTTTCATTCTTCATAGGCATACCTTCCAAGTTCCACCTTGAAGAACAGCTTTTTCTCTTTTAGTTCATTAAACAGCTTTTCCAGTTCTTCCTGATAATCTGCTTCTCCCTTTTCTACTTTGTCCATAATTTCTTCAAGCTGTTTTGTGTAGTTTTCATTGACAAATTTGTAAATATCTTCCCTCTTTTTAATCAGAGCCATTACTGTTCTTCCCAGTTTGGTTGGGAAAAGGTATCCTCTTCTTTCTACTATGTAATGTCTGTCTAAAAGCTTTTGAACCGTTACTGCATAGGTTGAAGGTCGTCCTATTCCTTTTTCTTTCATATCTTGAATAAGTGTTGCAAATGTATAGTAAGGGACTTTAGGCTTTAGATGATATGATTTTTTATCTTTTACATCTATCTTTCCTTCAGGAATTGAATAAACCTTAACAGGCAGTATCAGGTCATATCCATGTTCAATTATTCTTGTTAAAACTCCTTCCTGTAATTCCTCATCAAAAGCTCTTATATCATAGGTTGTTTTTTCAACTACTGTTTCCCTCATCTGTGAAGCCATAAATCTTCTGAATATCAGGTCATAAAGGCGAATATGTTTATTGGTTATTCCTTGCAGGTTCATTGTGTAAATCATTGACCTTAAATCATCAGCATCCATAGGCCTTGTAGGTCTGATACATTCATGGGCTCCGCCGGCTGTAGAGAAAGTTCTTGGTTTAAAGTATTCCTCACCAAAGTTTTCGGTAATGTATTCTTTTGCAACGAATACCCCTGCTTCAGAAACCCTTATACTATCTGTTCTGTGGTATGTGATAAGTCCTGCCTCAAATAAGTCCTGTGCCAGCTGCATTGTTTCCTGAGGGGAAAATCTAAGCTCCCGTGCAGCTTCAGACAGCATAACATCTGTGGTGAATGGTTTAACAAACAGGTGTTCCTCTTCTTTTTCAAGGGCTTTGACTATTACGAATTCAAGATGGTCATAGAACCATTTGGCCTTTTTCCTGTCTTCAAATTGAAACTCAAATGGATATCCGTTTATTTCAACTCTTACTATTGCAATTTTTTGTTTTGCTTCGTCTGTTCTATTAATTACCCATTCTAAAACAGGTGTCTGAACTCTCCCTGCTGATAGCCAGTGTCTATGGAGTTTTTTCTGGATATATTGGGAAATGGTAAATCCAATCCATCTATCTGCAACCCTTCTAACAAGCTGGGCTTTTACAAGATTTACATCAAAATCTCTGTAATTTTTAATTGCCTCTAAAAACGCCCTTTTTGTAACTTCGTGGAACTCAGCCCTTTTTACATTGTAGTTATATGGCAGAGAGTTTAAAAACAGGTCATAACTAATTTTTTCCCCTTCTGTGTCAGGGTCTGTGGCAATGAATATCTCATTAACTTCAAGGTCAAGTTCCCTTATACTCTGGATAATATTGTTTTTGCTTTCATCTATTGGCTCAAATATTGGAACAAGCTCCCCATTTTTCTTAACGCCAAAGTAATATTCCTCTTTATTCAGGTCATAAACATGTCCTTTACTTGCAACGATGGTCAGAAATCTTTCACCGATGGCAATTTCATAGGCATCCAGATTTTTTAGTTTTCTTCTAAGTGGTTTTCCAAAAAAGTTGGCTATTGTTCTTGCTTTATTGGGAGATTCAACAATAACAACAGTTGTAAGGAATGATTGTCTTTCTTCTTTTATGAATTCTCCAGACAAGACTTTTTTGACTTTTTCTCTGTCTTCATCAATTTGCTTTAAAATTTCCTCAAGATTAACCTCTTCAACAGGCTTGAACTCTATATCCTCACTGAACCATCTTACTTTTTTTTGCAGAGAATAAAATGCTTTATCATCATCCACAAGTAGATATGCCAGTCCTTTTGTTAAACCTCCTGCATATAATCTGGAAGTTCTTCCTGAAGCCTGAATATAACCTGTTACGTCAGCGGTGGTCAGGATAAATGTATCTCCTTCTTTTCTAAGGGTGATTTCCGGAGATTGCTGGACAGCTGAGAAAATCTCAGGTTTTTCTATCAGTTTTTTGACGTATTGCTGTATCTGACGCATTTTATTCAGTTTTTCAGGCTCAAGCTTTTCAGGAGGGATAAAGGCGTATATCTTCAGGTAGTTTATGTAATCATAGAGCTGTTTTACTTCCAGAGGGTCTAACAGCTTTTTCCTTGCAAGGAATGGTGTTAGGGACAACATAAAGTAATAAAGATGAATAAATTCTTCTTCAAATCGGATATTAAACTGGAGTTTTGGAACACCGACAAAAACTGCATATCTAATCACATCAGGCAGGTCAATTCCCCTTGCCAGAGGGTTTCTGTAGCTGGCAAATCCAACGGCAACCTGAATTTTACCTTCTTTGTATTCATCAAGCCTGTCCATAAGTTCTTCATAGGATACTGCTGAAATGCCGTTCTGGTTTAGAAATTCCACATATTTTTCCAGTGTTTCCCTGGTTTCTGATGAAGATAAAAATGCCAATCCACCTTTTCCAAGTTTTTTAATTACATCAATACTTTTTTCCCATACTTTTTCAGGTTTTTCATATATATCTTCAATATTCCTTAGGGTTAAAGATGGTCTTCCAACTTCAAAACCAAGTAGTTCTCTAAACAGATTTACCCTTTTTGACCTTGGGTTTGAAGTGGCTGAGGAAACTATAAGAACACCTTTTCTTTTTTCTGCTATTTTCTGGATTTTTGCCTGCCAGTGCTGGAATAATTCAAAATCTTCCTCTGTTGGTTGTCCTTTTTTGAATAGATTTTGTTTAAATGTTATGAATTTTAATGTGTAATCAATGTCTTCCTGTGTAAAACCAAGAAGCATAAGAACTTTATCTATATTTTTTGCAGATTTCAGGATGCTATCAACGTCATCAACAAAGACTAAGGCATATTCTCCTTTGGGAATAATGTCTATATTTTTGTATAAAAACATTGTTGTGGTCAGGAGAATTTTAAAATCATTATTCTTTATTCTTTCTTTGTATTCTTCCTGTTTTTTCTTTGTTTTTGCAAATTTTGAAGTGTATGCGAGGATATCCTCTTCAGGAACGCCAAAGGATACCAGTCTTTCATGTGCTTGATTTACAAGCATCTGGGTAGGGAAAATTAGATATGCTTTTTTATTTTCTTTGTCTTTCAGGTATTTTGATAAAACAAGTCCAAATGTGGTTTTTCCTATTCCTGTTGGGGCAAGTAATGCATAAGATATGTTCAGGAAAAATCTTGTTGCCCATGTTTCCTGTATAGACCATAAATCATTTTTTATGATTTGTCTGAAAAACTCCTTAAAGTCCCTGACTTTGCTCCATAGCTGGCAAACATCAAGGAACTTTCCGTAGCCTAAGAAATCACATAAATCCTCCCGTGGAACCTCATCAGGAAGGCAATTTTCACACACAAGACCTTTAAAGAGCCTTTCAGAAGTAATATCTCCTCCGCAGTTTGGACACATATTTTTGTATATAAGGGGTATTACTTTGCTTTCCATTTTCCTCTCCTGTGCTTTGAAATAAAAAAAGCGGGCTTAAGCCCGCCTTGATTTTTTATTCTATACCTTTCATTTGTAAGAATTCTTTTATTTCATGGAGAAGTTGTGCTGGGTTTTTGATTGGATAAGATAAGCCATCAGCTACTTCTGAAGCTGAAAGGCCTTTTATGGTTATTCCATCTAACTTTTCTTTTAATGCTTCTGGGCTTTCTACTGGATATTTGAGACCTTTGCTGTGCTTAAGCACTGTGTAAGCCCAGGGTGCTTCACATACCTGAACAGCTTTAGCAGACATCTCTCTGCAAAACTCAAGTAATGTTTGAGCTTCTTCACCCTCTTTAACCAGTTTATAAGCCAGTTTTGCAACTCCACCGGCAGTATGAACTCTCAGTTCTTTTTTCTCTTCTTTTGTAAGCTCATCCATATGCTCAATTTTAAACATTGCAGCGTTTGGGTCAGCTCTGAGAATGTTTCTTACTGTGTTTCTTGTGAGACCTACAATTTCTGCTATTTCTTCTTCTGTTTTTAGATATTCTTCACGGAGAACAATTGCAAATGCTGCCCTGGCCAGTGATGGCAGCCATGTTAATGTTCTGTATTCAGCAAGTTTATGTAGTCCTCCCAGTAAGTCTATTGCTTTGAAAAATACTCTTCCAACTAAATTTTCAAGGTCATGCTCATCTACCGGTTTTGAAGTGATTAATACTACCATTTTCAGCCCTCCTTTTTATTTAATTTTTTTATTTTCCAACTGGTCCCAGTATTCTAACCAGTCCTGTTTCTGTGATTTCAAGATAATGTGTTCTTGTGTCGTGGCCAGACATTCTACAGCCGTCAATTCTAAATAGTCTTACTATTTCACCAATTTCTTTTTTATATAGCTTTGCTTTAAATGAGCTGTCTATAAGCTCTTTTGCCAGAACCATTGTTCCATCAACTATATGCCCAACAGCATATCCACCGGCTGCTTCAGCTGTTAGCTCCTCATGTCCGCTTCTTTTCTGGGATACAAAGAGTGCTGTCTGATACCATTTTTTCATAAAGTTGAATAGCCTTCTAACAATTCCCCTTGCCATCATTTCCCTGTTTTCAAACAGCCCTGTTATAGAATCAATTACTGTGAACTTGATATGATAGGTTTTTATTGCGTAGGCAAGGGTTGCCAGCAGGTCTGGGATATTCTCTCTAAGTGTGGAGTGTGATGCAGCGTCTATGAGAATAACATTGTCCTCAAATTCATCAAAGTTATATCCCATAGCAGCTGCTCTCATTTTGATTGAAGCAATCACAAAATTTGCAGGTGATTCAACTGTGATAAAGGCTACTTTGTGGCCTTTTCTTGCCTGTTCTACAGTGAATTGTTCAACCATAAGGGATTTACCGGTATCATTAACACCGGTGATGTTGAAAACTGAGTAAGCTGGAATTCCGCCTAAAGATTTTTTGACAATTTTTCCGTTTTCACTTTCTACGATAAAGAATAAATCATCTAATCCTTCAATTCCTGTGGGAATTCCGTAGATTTTTGGAGCTTTTTCAAGTGCTTTACTACCTGTGAAGATACTTTCTTTGACTACTTTGGGTTCTCGATATTCGTGAACTCTTTCTCCCTCTTCATGAAATTTTGGGTCTTCAGCCATTCCACCCTCCTTTTGTCTTATTCCTACATAAATCAATATATTACTGGGATAACCCCTGTCAATATTTATTCTTCAAAGTATTCAGCGCCGCCGTGTTTTGTCTCCCATACAACAACTTTCTGGAGGGTGGGGTATTTTTCTTTTACTTTGTCGTATATATATCTGGCAACATTTTCAGCACTTGGGGAAAAATCATAGATATCATTCATACATTGATAATCTGGGAGTATTTTATCTAAAAATTTATGAATTTCTACAAAATCAAATCCCATTCCACCTTTATCTAATTTATCTGCACGGATAAAAAGTTCTACTTCCCATGTATGTCCATGAAGGGGTTCAGGTTTTCCATGATAATCGGTTAGATAATGGGCGGCCTGAAATTCTCTACGGACACGAACTATATATGGCATTATTTAAGTAGCTCCTGCTCTTTTTTGTAATCCCAGTAGATACTATCAAGTATATCAGAAAGTTCATTGGCATAATCTTCAGCTATTTCATCTATTTTGGGACTATCAATAACTATATCCCATACGTAAGGGTTGTTTCCTACTATTCCTGTGCCATCTCCAAGGTCATATATCACAAGATTTACAATTGCAAGTGGTGCAACCTGCGGAGCTATTGTTAGAACTTCATCAAGTTTTTTTTCATTTATCATCTGAATAAGGAAGTATCCTCTATCTGAACGAAGTTGTATGATTTTCAGATTGTTTGCTTTTGCTTTTCTTTGCAGTAGGTTTATGTATTCTTGAGGTTTCACGTGGGGATAGGCTTTTTCCAGTAAAACGGAAGATTTAACTGTTCGGGTAGCAAGGCCATAAACAAAAATATATAGGAAAATTAGTGTGGAAAATATTCCAACCCCTGTGATAATTATAAAAGGCCAGTTTTTTTTCATTGATTTTCCCTTTCCTGTGCCTGTTGCTGTTTTTGTTTTTGTTTTTCTTCATTGTAACTGGCTTTTATAGCGAGACCCCAGATTAGTCCAACTGTAATAACCATAAATGTAAAGAATATTATTCCTGCTAATTCCCACCAGGTATTTTCCATTTTTGAAACCTCCTTATAATTAATATAAATTTTAACATAATAAGCTATACTATGGTTAGTAACTATTAACCCCAGGAGGTAAGGATGCTAAAACTTGTGGCAATAATGGTTATTTTTCTGCTTCTTGTTGTTGCCAGTATAATAATTGGTATGAAAAAGTAATGAATATTCAAAAATTTATGATAAATTATTTGTTCAATAAGTGGCTATATGTAAAAAGAATAGGGCTTAATAGACACAAGTTACTAAACTGTCTATGGTAAAAATTAATAATAATTATCATTAAATTTTGTATTTTGAATAGAAAATATATTTTTGTGTAAATAGGCTTTTTACAGGGGTTGGCGAGAATAT of Persephonella sp. IF05-L8 contains these proteins:
- the queF gene encoding preQ(1) synthase; protein product: MSQLKYGEKEIQEAKLERWPNPNPEKNYTIDITFPEFTCLCPRSGYPDFATIKIRYIPDQYIVELKSLKLYLNKYRNQYISHEEATNKIYDDLYNLLQPRFLEVIGDWNPRGNVKTIITVSSEDNK
- a CDS encoding DUF1439 domain-containing protein; amino-acid sequence: MRKIFFLFFILALAITGCVQTGNQGGTPGLTLTLSTKELNDFLKREFPIKKKYKFASVKLDNPDVLNIQKDRIKIGSEVIYSVEMLPEVKGKVLISGGIKYDPEKRAIYLKDPVIEKLEFFKKNLVSFIPENHRKTLFGFIGEVFSTVPVYKFDNKKLMYRFLKDIKAEDGKLVLRFGL
- the thiS gene encoding sulfur carrier protein ThiS, with translation MKLKINGEYREFDKDQLTIKELVQELGIKAPNYAVAVGMEVVPKSEYETYQLKDGDVVEIVTFVGGG
- the rgy gene encoding reverse gyrase, encoding MESKVIPLIYKNMCPNCGGDITSERLFKGLVCENCLPDEVPREDLCDFLGYGKFLDVCQLWSKVRDFKEFFRQIIKNDLWSIQETWATRFFLNISYALLAPTGIGKTTFGLVLSKYLKDKENKKAYLIFPTQMLVNQAHERLVSFGVPEEDILAYTSKFAKTKKKQEEYKERIKNNDFKILLTTTMFLYKNIDIIPKGEYALVFVDDVDSILKSAKNIDKVLMLLGFTQEDIDYTLKFITFKQNLFKKGQPTEEDFELFQHWQAKIQKIAEKRKGVLIVSSATSNPRSKRVNLFRELLGFEVGRPSLTLRNIEDIYEKPEKVWEKSIDVIKKLGKGGLAFLSSSETRETLEKYVEFLNQNGISAVSYEELMDRLDEYKEGKIQVAVGFASYRNPLARGIDLPDVIRYAVFVGVPKLQFNIRFEEEFIHLYYFMLSLTPFLARKKLLDPLEVKQLYDYINYLKIYAFIPPEKLEPEKLNKMRQIQQYVKKLIEKPEIFSAVQQSPEITLRKEGDTFILTTADVTGYIQASGRTSRLYAGGLTKGLAYLLVDDDKAFYSLQKKVRWFSEDIEFKPVEEVNLEEILKQIDEDREKVKKVLSGEFIKEERQSFLTTVVIVESPNKARTIANFFGKPLRRKLKNLDAYEIAIGERFLTIVASKGHVYDLNKEEYYFGVKKNGELVPIFEPIDESKNNIIQSIRELDLEVNEIFIATDPDTEGEKISYDLFLNSLPYNYNVKRAEFHEVTKRAFLEAIKNYRDFDVNLVKAQLVRRVADRWIGFTISQYIQKKLHRHWLSAGRVQTPVLEWVINRTDEAKQKIAIVRVEINGYPFEFQFEDRKKAKWFYDHLEFVIVKALEKEEEHLFVKPFTTDVMLSEAARELRFSPQETMQLAQDLFEAGLITYHRTDSIRVSEAGVFVAKEYITENFGEEYFKPRTFSTAGGAHECIRPTRPMDADDLRSMIYTMNLQGITNKHIRLYDLIFRRFMASQMRETVVEKTTYDIRAFDEELQEGVLTRIIEHGYDLILPVKVYSIPEGKIDVKDKKSYHLKPKVPYYTFATLIQDMKEKGIGRPSTYAVTVQKLLDRHYIVERRGYLFPTKLGRTVMALIKKREDIYKFVNENYTKQLEEIMDKVEKGEADYQEELEKLFNELKEKKLFFKVELGRYAYEE
- a CDS encoding bacterio-opsin activator — encoded protein: MVVLITSKPVDEHDLENLVGRVFFKAIDLLGGLHKLAEYRTLTWLPSLARAAFAIVLREEYLKTEEEIAEIVGLTRNTVRNILRADPNAAMFKIEHMDELTKEEKKELRVHTAGGVAKLAYKLVKEGEEAQTLLEFCREMSAKAVQVCEAPWAYTVLKHSKGLKYPVESPEALKEKLDGITIKGLSASEVADGLSYPIKNPAQLLHEIKEFLQMKGIE
- a CDS encoding KaiC domain-containing protein, with amino-acid sequence MAEDPKFHEEGERVHEYREPKVVKESIFTGSKALEKAPKIYGIPTGIEGLDDLFFIVESENGKIVKKSLGGIPAYSVFNITGVNDTGKSLMVEQFTVEQARKGHKVAFITVESPANFVIASIKMRAAAMGYNFDEFEDNVILIDAASHSTLRENIPDLLATLAYAIKTYHIKFTVIDSITGLFENREMMARGIVRRLFNFMKKWYQTALFVSQKRSGHEELTAEAAGGYAVGHIVDGTMVLAKELIDSSFKAKLYKKEIGEIVRLFRIDGCRMSGHDTRTHYLEITETGLVRILGPVGK
- a CDS encoding 6-carboxytetrahydropterin synthase; this encodes MPYIVRVRREFQAAHYLTDYHGKPEPLHGHTWEVELFIRADKLDKGGMGFDFVEIHKFLDKILPDYQCMNDIYDFSPSAENVARYIYDKVKEKYPTLQKVVVWETKHGGAEYFEE